The nucleotide sequence GCTGAAACCGAGGCCCGGCTCGCTGACCTCGTGACGCACTTCGCCCGTCTGCGCGTCGTGGATCGTGATCGTCGGCGGGAATCCGGAGGACGTCACGAGAAGAGGCTTGTCACCCTGGGTCACGATCATGCGCTCGACCCCGGGGTTCGGCAGCACCATGCCGAGCAGCGCTCGCGTCGCGCGGGCGCCGAAGCCTTCGCTCTCGACCGAACCCATCTTGGCCTGGTCGGCAAGGAAGCTGACGTTGGGGTTGGGCACGGCGATGCGCTGGACCCGCTTCTTTTGCGCGAGATCGTAGACCCAGATCTCGGTGCCGGGATCTTTGTGGGTTCCCGGCGGACCCTGGTGCATCAGTGCGTAGAGGCGTCCGCTCGCCGAGTGCACGGCCAGGCTCTGCAGGCCGCCGACACGCCATCGGTCCTTGCGATCGGAGTCGTCGAGAAGAGGCCAGGCCTGGCCGAATGCAAGTTGCGGCTCGCCGACGTCGATCGTGTGGATGACGCCCTCGTACGAGACGAAAATCCACTGGTTGCCGCGCCGCACGGCTTTTTCCGTAACGGGGTCCTTGGCGGCATCGAAGAAAACGTCCGACCTTGCGGCCTTCGCGACGTGGCCTGCATCATCGAGGTCGATGACCAGCGCGCTGCCGTTCGCACACAGCATGAAGAAGCGGCGCGGGCCGGCCGCGTACGCGAGGCTGCATCCCGGCGATTCCACTTCCTCGACGAAAC is from Candidatus Binatia bacterium and encodes:
- a CDS encoding amine dehydrogenase large subunit, with translation MRNFSRLRRIVMRLRATVTLPAAAAAASLAVIVAFAPPAAADLAPEKTGTVVELPARPGPHWFWISDVLLHRTSLYDGDDGRLLGTINSGSAGTGFVIFPLFSPAHDEIYIAETYWSRGIRGDRTDVVTVYDAKTLRPKAEIPIPAKRGEYFPGNAANALSDDGRFMAVFNITPATSLSIVDVKERRFVEEVESPGCSLAYAAGPRRFFMLCANGSALVIDLDDAGHVAKAARSDVFFDAAKDPVTEKAVRRGNQWIFVSYEGVIHTIDVGEPQLAFGQAWPLLDDSDRKDRWRVGGLQSLAVHSASGRLYALMHQGPPGTHKDPGTEIWVYDLAQKKRVQRIAVPNPNVSFLADQAKMGSVESEGFGARATRALLGMVLPNPGVERMIVTQGDKPLLVTSSGFPPTITIHDAQTGEVRHEVSEPGLGFSLLFTP